The following proteins come from a genomic window of Girardinichthys multiradiatus isolate DD_20200921_A chromosome 8, DD_fGirMul_XY1, whole genome shotgun sequence:
- the LOC124872071 gene encoding thyrotropin receptor-like isoform X1 encodes MNPDLKLPFIFLLVGVSFPVEHCPPQCRCDWKIHSVLCTGIEVAPFFHYSIQEVWLVRTKLASVPQNMFGSLPNISHISISDDNTLGSLERHSFYNLSRVIHIELHSIKTLTYIDQEAFKELPNLKYLGITNTGLTSFPVLQSIQSKQEDLILEIVENVFIRVIPANSFTGVSKNPLTVMLNGNGLTEIQDYAFNGTQLEEVYLYRNMDLEHIAEFAFYGVTHGPTHLDLSETKVHSLPSIGMNSIEKLQVSKAWELKALPPFSAFLHLQSAHMTFASHCCGLTMLKRWRREAHFCNLTSAALAKLQESSAVFLEKDSSVVPPSGSTYYNLNNLTIGCPDRHTQDEGLFVVDLSSEQFGEEFDFALCNDLYKDNRPSCTPLPDALNPCEDVMSQGFLRVLVWVVSLLAISANSLVLVLLLTSQQKLSVTRFLLGHLAFADGCMGMYLLLIALVDFYTHSHYYHYAISWQTGSGCKLAGILSVFASELSVYTLTSISFHRWHTIFNAMWPDRQMRLRHAAVLMLIGWLLCGTVAFLPVLGVNTYQRVSICLPMDTETAVAQFYIVSVLILNVIAIIVVCLCYMSIYCMVHNPKHDSSKCDTSMAKRMAVLIFTNFLCLAPICFYGLSAVFHQPLMTITDSKVLLVLFYPLNSCAHPFFYAILTKAFHRDMLMLLSRMGLCKRRAYLSQSHFLSMTPHIYRETLPGRTVGQQHPKT; translated from the exons ATGAATCCTGACTTGAAACTCCCTTTTATTTTCCTGCTCGTTGGAGTTTCTTTTCCTGTGGAACACTGTCCACCTCAATGCAGGTGTGACTGGAAAATCCATAGTGTGCTGTGTACTGGAATTGAAGTTGCCCCTTTTTTCCATTACTCCATACAGGAGGT GTGGCTTGTGAGGACAAAGCTTGCCTCTGTTCCTCAAAACATGTTTGGCAGTTTGCCCAACATTTCTCACAT ATCCATCTCTGATGATAATACCTTAGGATCTCTTGAGAGGCATTCTTTttacaacctgtccagggtcatACACAT AGAGCTACATAGTATCAAAACACTGACATACATTGATCAAGAGGCATTTAAGGAACTTCCGAACCTAAAATATCT TGGGATCACCAACACAGGCCTAACATCATTTCCTGTTCTGCAATCCATTCAGTCAAAACAGGAGGATTTGATTTT gGAAATAGTAGAAAATGTCTTCATACGAGTTATCCCTGCCAATTCTTTCACTGGAGTATCCAAGAATCCTTTGACAGT CATGCTCAATGGCAACGGTTTGACAGAGATCCAGGACTATGCTTTCAATGGTACCCAGCTGGAAGAAGT ATACCTTTACAGGAATATGGATTTGGAACATATAGCTGAATTTGCATTTTATGGGGTGACTCATGGCCCAACTCACTT AGACCTTTCAGAGACCAAAGTGCACTCTTTGCCTTCAATAGGCATGAACAGCATTGAGAAGCTTCAAGTTAGTAAAGCATGGGAACTCAAAGCTCTGCCTCCTTTCAGTGCCTTTCTTCATTTGCAGAGTGCTCACATGACCTTTGCAAGCCATTGCTGTGGTCTTACAATGCTTAAGAGATGGAGAAG AGAAGCACATTTCTGCAACCTAACCAGTGCAGCTCTTGCAAAGCTGCAGGAATCCTCGGCAGTTTTCTTGGAGAAAGACAGCTCTGTGGTCCCACCTTCAGGAAGCACATATTACAATCTAAACAACCTCACCATCGGGTGTCCAGACAGACACACTCAAGATGAGGGCTTGTTTGTTGTGGATTTATCTTCAGAGCAGTTTGGAGAAGAGTTTGACTTTGCTCTGTGTAATGATCTTTACAAGGATAACAGGCCCTCGTGCACACCTCTGCCTGATGCCCTGAACCCCTGTGAGGATGTAATGAGTCAAGGATTCCTAAGGGTGTTGGTCTGGGTGGTCAGTTTGTTAGCCATTTCAGCAAACTCGTTAGTGCTGGTCCTCCTGTTGACCTCCCAACAGAAACTGTCTGTCACTCGTTTCCTTTTGGGTCACCTAGCTTTTGCCGATGGCTGTATGGGGATGTACTTACTGTTGATTGCATTGGTTGATTTTTACACACACTCTCATTACTATCATTATGCTATTTCTTGGCAAACAGGAAGTGGTTGTAAGCTGGCAGGGATTTTGTCAGTGTTTGCTAGTGAGTTATCTGTGTACACGTTGACTTCAATCAGCTTTCATCGCTGGCATACGATCTTTAATGCCATGTGGCCGGACAGACAGATGAGGCTGCGGCATGCAGCTGTGCTGATGCTGATAGGGTGGTTActttgtggcactgttgcctttttGCCGGTGCTTGGTGTGAACACTTACCAGAGAGTGAGCATTTGTTTGCCCATGGACACTGAGACAGCTGTTGCCCAGTTTTATATTGTTTCCGTTCTAATTCTAAATGTAATAGCTATTATAGTAGTATGCTTATGTTACATGAGCATCTACTGTATGGTGCATAATCCCAAGCATGACTCCAGCAAATGTGACACCAGCATGGCCAAACGCATGGCTGTTCTTATTTTTACCAACTTTCTGTGTTTGGCCCCTATTTGTTTCTATGGTTTGTCTGCAGTGTTCCACCAACCACTGATGACCATCACAGATTCTAAG GTGCTGCTCGTGCTTTTCTATCCCCTGAACTCTTGTGCACACCCCTTTTTTTACGCTATCCTGACTAAGGCATTTCACAGAGACATGCTGATGCTGCTGAGTCGGATGGGGCTGTGCAAGAGGCGAGCATACCTCTCTCAAAGCCATTTTCTCAGCATGACTCCGCATATTTACAGAGAGACTCTGCCTGGCCGCACAGTCGGTCAACAGCATCCCAAAACATGA
- the LOC124872071 gene encoding lutropin-choriogonadotropic hormone receptor-like isoform X2 — protein sequence MNPDLKLPFIFLLVGVSFPVEHCPPQCRCDWKIHSVLCTGIEVAPFFHYSIQEVWLVRTKLASVPQNMFGSLPNISHIELHSIKTLTYIDQEAFKELPNLKYLGITNTGLTSFPVLQSIQSKQEDLILEIVENVFIRVIPANSFTGVSKNPLTVMLNGNGLTEIQDYAFNGTQLEEVYLYRNMDLEHIAEFAFYGVTHGPTHLDLSETKVHSLPSIGMNSIEKLQVSKAWELKALPPFSAFLHLQSAHMTFASHCCGLTMLKRWRREAHFCNLTSAALAKLQESSAVFLEKDSSVVPPSGSTYYNLNNLTIGCPDRHTQDEGLFVVDLSSEQFGEEFDFALCNDLYKDNRPSCTPLPDALNPCEDVMSQGFLRVLVWVVSLLAISANSLVLVLLLTSQQKLSVTRFLLGHLAFADGCMGMYLLLIALVDFYTHSHYYHYAISWQTGSGCKLAGILSVFASELSVYTLTSISFHRWHTIFNAMWPDRQMRLRHAAVLMLIGWLLCGTVAFLPVLGVNTYQRVSICLPMDTETAVAQFYIVSVLILNVIAIIVVCLCYMSIYCMVHNPKHDSSKCDTSMAKRMAVLIFTNFLCLAPICFYGLSAVFHQPLMTITDSKVLLVLFYPLNSCAHPFFYAILTKAFHRDMLMLLSRMGLCKRRAYLSQSHFLSMTPHIYRETLPGRTVGQQHPKT from the exons ATGAATCCTGACTTGAAACTCCCTTTTATTTTCCTGCTCGTTGGAGTTTCTTTTCCTGTGGAACACTGTCCACCTCAATGCAGGTGTGACTGGAAAATCCATAGTGTGCTGTGTACTGGAATTGAAGTTGCCCCTTTTTTCCATTACTCCATACAGGAGGT GTGGCTTGTGAGGACAAAGCTTGCCTCTGTTCCTCAAAACATGTTTGGCAGTTTGCCCAACATTTCTCACAT AGAGCTACATAGTATCAAAACACTGACATACATTGATCAAGAGGCATTTAAGGAACTTCCGAACCTAAAATATCT TGGGATCACCAACACAGGCCTAACATCATTTCCTGTTCTGCAATCCATTCAGTCAAAACAGGAGGATTTGATTTT gGAAATAGTAGAAAATGTCTTCATACGAGTTATCCCTGCCAATTCTTTCACTGGAGTATCCAAGAATCCTTTGACAGT CATGCTCAATGGCAACGGTTTGACAGAGATCCAGGACTATGCTTTCAATGGTACCCAGCTGGAAGAAGT ATACCTTTACAGGAATATGGATTTGGAACATATAGCTGAATTTGCATTTTATGGGGTGACTCATGGCCCAACTCACTT AGACCTTTCAGAGACCAAAGTGCACTCTTTGCCTTCAATAGGCATGAACAGCATTGAGAAGCTTCAAGTTAGTAAAGCATGGGAACTCAAAGCTCTGCCTCCTTTCAGTGCCTTTCTTCATTTGCAGAGTGCTCACATGACCTTTGCAAGCCATTGCTGTGGTCTTACAATGCTTAAGAGATGGAGAAG AGAAGCACATTTCTGCAACCTAACCAGTGCAGCTCTTGCAAAGCTGCAGGAATCCTCGGCAGTTTTCTTGGAGAAAGACAGCTCTGTGGTCCCACCTTCAGGAAGCACATATTACAATCTAAACAACCTCACCATCGGGTGTCCAGACAGACACACTCAAGATGAGGGCTTGTTTGTTGTGGATTTATCTTCAGAGCAGTTTGGAGAAGAGTTTGACTTTGCTCTGTGTAATGATCTTTACAAGGATAACAGGCCCTCGTGCACACCTCTGCCTGATGCCCTGAACCCCTGTGAGGATGTAATGAGTCAAGGATTCCTAAGGGTGTTGGTCTGGGTGGTCAGTTTGTTAGCCATTTCAGCAAACTCGTTAGTGCTGGTCCTCCTGTTGACCTCCCAACAGAAACTGTCTGTCACTCGTTTCCTTTTGGGTCACCTAGCTTTTGCCGATGGCTGTATGGGGATGTACTTACTGTTGATTGCATTGGTTGATTTTTACACACACTCTCATTACTATCATTATGCTATTTCTTGGCAAACAGGAAGTGGTTGTAAGCTGGCAGGGATTTTGTCAGTGTTTGCTAGTGAGTTATCTGTGTACACGTTGACTTCAATCAGCTTTCATCGCTGGCATACGATCTTTAATGCCATGTGGCCGGACAGACAGATGAGGCTGCGGCATGCAGCTGTGCTGATGCTGATAGGGTGGTTActttgtggcactgttgcctttttGCCGGTGCTTGGTGTGAACACTTACCAGAGAGTGAGCATTTGTTTGCCCATGGACACTGAGACAGCTGTTGCCCAGTTTTATATTGTTTCCGTTCTAATTCTAAATGTAATAGCTATTATAGTAGTATGCTTATGTTACATGAGCATCTACTGTATGGTGCATAATCCCAAGCATGACTCCAGCAAATGTGACACCAGCATGGCCAAACGCATGGCTGTTCTTATTTTTACCAACTTTCTGTGTTTGGCCCCTATTTGTTTCTATGGTTTGTCTGCAGTGTTCCACCAACCACTGATGACCATCACAGATTCTAAG GTGCTGCTCGTGCTTTTCTATCCCCTGAACTCTTGTGCACACCCCTTTTTTTACGCTATCCTGACTAAGGCATTTCACAGAGACATGCTGATGCTGCTGAGTCGGATGGGGCTGTGCAAGAGGCGAGCATACCTCTCTCAAAGCCATTTTCTCAGCATGACTCCGCATATTTACAGAGAGACTCTGCCTGGCCGCACAGTCGGTCAACAGCATCCCAAAACATGA